The following proteins come from a genomic window of Limnohabitans sp. 103DPR2:
- a CDS encoding malate/lactate/ureidoglycolate dehydrogenase, whose protein sequence is MSQCIPAAQLQQQIANIIRMAGSEAAEAEQVAANLVMANLSGHDSHGVGMVPRYVDAVLEGGLNPNTGVKVVLDTGPLLNLDGQRGYGQITGVQAMQMGIERAKQHGVCTVALSRSHHLGRIGHFAEMAVAQGLVSVHFVNVLSRPVVAPFGGGDGRFGTNPCCIGVPMGNRKPFVLDFATSRVAQGKMRVAYNKGEQVPDGYLIDEKGHPTNNPGVVVVPQSNGLFGALMTFGDHKGFGMAMACELLGGALTGGGTWHREADDKRAVLNGMLTMIIDPVRLGTQTSFEKEALAFEDWLRQSPDAPGSEGVLMAGEPERRARADREQNGIWIDDATWAEIQASEAKLKNRH, encoded by the coding sequence ATGAGCCAATGCATTCCCGCCGCACAACTGCAACAACAAATTGCCAACATCATTCGAATGGCGGGCAGCGAAGCTGCTGAAGCCGAGCAAGTGGCCGCCAACTTGGTCATGGCCAATTTGAGTGGTCATGACTCGCATGGCGTGGGCATGGTGCCGCGCTATGTTGATGCCGTTTTGGAAGGTGGCCTGAACCCCAACACCGGCGTCAAAGTGGTGCTCGACACAGGTCCCTTGCTGAACTTGGATGGCCAACGTGGCTACGGCCAAATCACAGGTGTGCAAGCCATGCAAATGGGCATTGAACGTGCCAAGCAACACGGCGTGTGCACGGTGGCACTCAGCCGCTCGCACCACTTGGGACGCATTGGTCACTTTGCCGAAATGGCAGTGGCACAAGGCTTGGTGTCCGTTCATTTTGTGAACGTACTGTCACGCCCCGTCGTCGCACCCTTTGGGGGTGGCGATGGTCGCTTTGGCACCAACCCCTGCTGCATTGGCGTGCCCATGGGTAACCGAAAACCCTTCGTGCTCGACTTTGCCACCAGCCGTGTGGCCCAAGGCAAGATGCGTGTGGCATACAACAAAGGCGAACAAGTGCCAGATGGTTATTTGATTGATGAAAAAGGCCATCCCACCAACAACCCCGGTGTGGTGGTGGTGCCGCAATCGAATGGGCTGTTTGGCGCCCTCATGACTTTTGGCGACCACAAAGGCTTTGGCATGGCCATGGCCTGCGAATTGTTGGGCGGTGCACTCACAGGCGGTGGCACATGGCACCGCGAAGCCGATGACAAACGGGCTGTGCTCAATGGCATGCTCACCATGATCATCGACCCCGTTCGCTTGGGCACACAAACCTCGTTTGAAAAAGAAGCCTTGGCCTTTGAAGACTGGTTGCGACAAAGCCCCGATGCACCTGGCAGTGAAGGTGTTTTGATGGCGGGTGAACCCGAACGCAGAGCTCGCGCCGATCGCGAGCAAAACGGCATTTGGATTGACGATGCCACCTGGGCCGAGATTCAAGCCTCTGAAGCCAAGCTCAAGAACCGACACTAA
- a CDS encoding UxaA family hydrolase, translating to MSLFIRLHPADDVVIARAQLMSGTSVDGVTVRGLVPPGHKVATRAIQAGEPVRRYNQIIGFASTAIQPGEHVHTHNLNMGPEKGNFERDYAFGQDVKPEAPRKQATFMGIKRSDGRVATRNYIGVLSSVNCSATAARAIADHFSKRNNPAALANFPNVDGVVALTHGTGCGMDTEGLGMKLLERTLAGYATHANFWGVVVVGLGCETNQLNTWLAHSSLREGDTLKVFNIQDTGGTRLTVEKGIALIEEMLPRANQVKREPCSAEHITVGLQCGGSDGYSGISANPALGAAVDLLVQHGGTAILSETPEIYGAEHLLTRRAVKPEVAQKLIDRIHWWEKYTEINGGEMNNNPSPGNKAGGLTTILEKSLGAVAKGGTSNLQAVYEYAEPVNTHGFVYMDTPGYDPVSATGQVAGGANLICFTTGRGSAYGCAPSPSLKFSTNSALWKKQEEDMDLNCGEIVDGGVSIPEMGQRIFEMILKAASGEPTKSEKHGYGQNEFVPWQVGAVM from the coding sequence ATGAGTCTTTTCATTCGCCTCCACCCCGCCGATGACGTGGTCATTGCGCGCGCGCAACTGATGAGCGGCACCAGCGTTGACGGCGTGACCGTTCGCGGACTGGTCCCGCCCGGACACAAAGTGGCCACACGTGCCATTCAAGCCGGCGAGCCCGTACGGCGCTACAACCAAATCATTGGCTTTGCCAGCACGGCCATTCAACCTGGCGAGCATGTGCACACGCACAATCTCAACATGGGGCCTGAAAAAGGCAATTTTGAGCGCGACTACGCCTTTGGCCAAGACGTGAAGCCCGAGGCACCGCGCAAGCAAGCCACCTTCATGGGCATCAAACGCTCGGACGGCCGTGTGGCCACACGCAATTACATCGGGGTGTTGTCAAGCGTCAATTGTTCGGCCACAGCAGCACGCGCCATTGCCGATCATTTTTCAAAACGCAACAACCCTGCTGCGCTGGCTAACTTTCCCAACGTGGATGGCGTCGTGGCTTTAACGCACGGCACCGGCTGCGGCATGGACACCGAAGGTTTGGGCATGAAGTTGCTAGAACGCACGCTGGCCGGCTATGCCACACATGCCAACTTCTGGGGCGTGGTCGTCGTCGGCTTGGGCTGCGAAACCAACCAACTGAACACTTGGCTTGCTCACAGCAGCTTAAGAGAAGGCGACACCCTCAAGGTGTTCAACATTCAAGACACAGGCGGTACTCGCTTGACGGTCGAGAAAGGCATCGCACTCATTGAAGAAATGTTGCCGCGCGCCAATCAAGTCAAGCGCGAGCCTTGCAGCGCTGAACACATCACAGTCGGTTTGCAATGCGGTGGCTCCGATGGTTACTCGGGCATCAGTGCCAACCCCGCCTTGGGCGCAGCCGTCGATTTACTGGTGCAACACGGCGGCACCGCCATCCTCAGCGAAACACCTGAAATTTATGGTGCTGAACACTTGCTCACGCGCCGCGCTGTCAAACCAGAAGTGGCACAAAAGCTGATTGACCGCATTCACTGGTGGGAAAAATACACCGAGATCAACGGCGGCGAGATGAACAACAACCCCTCGCCTGGCAACAAAGCCGGCGGTCTCACCACCATCCTTGAAAAGTCATTGGGCGCCGTAGCCAAAGGCGGCACCAGCAACTTGCAAGCCGTTTACGAATATGCTGAACCGGTCAACACCCATGGTTTTGTCTACATGGACACGCCCGGCTACGACCCAGTGAGTGCCACAGGCCAAGTGGCTGGCGGCGCCAACCTAATTTGCTTCACCACGGGCCGCGGCAGTGCCTACGGCTGCGCACCTTCGCCCAGTTTGAAATTCTCGACCAACTCAGCCTTGTGGAAAAAACAAGAAGAGGACATGGACCTCAACTGCGGCGAAATTGTGGACGGCGGCGTCAGCATTCCCGAAATGGGCCAGCGCATTTTCGAGATGATCCTGAAAGCCGCCTCTGGCGAACCCACCAAAAGCGAGAAGCACGGCTATGGTCAAAATGAATTTGTACCTTGGCAAGTGGGCGCTGTGATGTAA
- a CDS encoding TRAP transporter large permease, which produces MLKILFLLLMSGGIPVAIAMAGASLIYLFWTQSSPPFVVIHRMVSGIDSFPLLAVPFFILAGNLMNNAGITNRIYNYALALVGWMKGGLGHVNVVGSVVFAGMSGTAIADAAGLGTIEIKAMKDHGYSTEFAVGVTAASATLGPIIPPSLPFVIYGMMANVSVGSLFLAGILPGAMMALLMMITVAYFAHKNNWGSDVPFNWPRVFKALAETAVVIGWPLCIWYCVTQLDTPPQLTVFIALGILFAADKLFDFQAVLPIMTPVLLIGGMTTGVFTPTEGAIAACVWAIVLGFFWYRTLHFKMFVKICLDTVETTATVMFIVAAASIFGWMLTATGVTAAISEWVLGFTQEPWKFLLLANLLMLFVGCFLEPTAAITILVPILVPICQKLGIDLVHFGLVMVLNLMIGLLHPPMGMVLFVLARVAKLSVERTTAAILPWLFPLLGSLIVITYVPSLVLWLPKQFM; this is translated from the coding sequence ATGTTAAAAATTTTGTTCTTGTTGCTGATGAGTGGCGGCATTCCTGTGGCCATTGCCATGGCGGGTGCTTCCCTGATTTATTTGTTCTGGACACAAAGCTCGCCTCCCTTTGTGGTGATTCACCGCATGGTGTCTGGCATTGACAGCTTTCCATTGTTAGCGGTGCCCTTCTTCATTTTGGCCGGCAACCTCATGAACAACGCCGGCATCACCAACCGCATCTACAACTACGCGTTGGCCTTGGTGGGCTGGATGAAGGGCGGCTTGGGCCACGTGAATGTGGTGGGCTCTGTGGTGTTTGCAGGCATGAGCGGTACCGCCATTGCCGATGCGGCGGGCCTTGGCACCATTGAAATCAAAGCCATGAAAGACCATGGCTACAGCACCGAGTTTGCAGTGGGCGTGACAGCTGCATCGGCCACCTTGGGACCCATCATTCCACCCAGCTTGCCGTTTGTGATTTACGGCATGATGGCCAATGTGTCGGTGGGCTCCTTGTTTTTGGCTGGCATCTTGCCAGGGGCCATGATGGCGCTGCTCATGATGATCACCGTGGCCTACTTTGCACACAAAAACAATTGGGGCTCAGACGTTCCCTTTAACTGGCCACGTGTTTTCAAGGCCTTGGCCGAAACAGCTGTGGTGATTGGCTGGCCACTCTGCATTTGGTACTGTGTGACACAACTTGACACACCGCCACAACTGACCGTCTTCATCGCTTTGGGCATTTTGTTTGCCGCCGATAAGCTCTTTGACTTCCAGGCTGTTCTGCCCATCATGACACCGGTCTTGCTGATTGGCGGCATGACGACTGGTGTGTTCACACCCACAGAAGGCGCCATTGCCGCTTGCGTCTGGGCCATTGTGTTGGGCTTCTTCTGGTATCGCACCCTTCACTTCAAAATGTTTGTGAAGATTTGCCTCGACACCGTCGAAACCACTGCCACTGTCATGTTCATTGTGGCCGCCGCCAGCATCTTTGGCTGGATGCTGACCGCTACTGGCGTCACAGCGGCCATCAGTGAATGGGTGCTGGGCTTCACCCAAGAGCCTTGGAAGTTTTTGCTCTTGGCCAACTTGCTGATGTTGTTCGTGGGTTGCTTCTTAGAACCTACAGCGGCCATCACCATCTTGGTTCCGATTTTAGTGCCCATCTGCCAAAAACTGGGCATTGACTTGGTTCACTTTGGTTTGGTCATGGTGCTCAACCTCATGATCGGTTTGCTGCACCCACCCATGGGCATGGTCTTGTTTGTGTTGGCACGTGTGGCCAAGCTCAGCGTCGAGCGAACCACGGCCGCCATCCTGCCTTGGCTGTTCCCCTTGCTAGGCAGCTTGATCGTCATCACTTATGTGCCCAGCTTGGTGCTGTGGCTCCCTAAACAATTTATGTGA
- a CDS encoding TRAP transporter small permease: MSNLPDLDAMPKVMGDDGQFHATDEEVDLSGTPIEAWVALGFFWVLGATVFYQFFTRYVLNNSASWTEEIARYLLIATVFTGATIGVAKNNHIQVDFFYKFMPAWLSKFMNTLVDVMRIGFFAAATFLTGQMMEKLGNYKMTIIDLPMNIVYAVVMAGFAAMCLRAIWVMKVHWQRGYTVLQRPESEMTDR; the protein is encoded by the coding sequence ATGAGCAACCTACCCGACCTTGACGCCATGCCCAAAGTGATGGGCGACGATGGACAATTTCATGCCACCGATGAAGAGGTGGATTTGTCTGGCACCCCCATTGAGGCTTGGGTGGCTTTGGGCTTTTTTTGGGTCTTAGGCGCCACGGTTTTCTACCAATTCTTCACACGTTACGTGCTGAACAACTCAGCTTCTTGGACCGAGGAAATCGCGCGCTATTTGCTGATTGCCACCGTATTCACAGGCGCCACCATTGGCGTCGCCAAAAACAACCACATACAAGTGGACTTCTTTTACAAGTTCATGCCTGCTTGGCTTTCAAAGTTCATGAACACCTTGGTCGATGTGATGCGCATCGGCTTTTTTGCAGCCGCCACATTCCTGACGGGTCAGATGATGGAAAAGTTAGGCAACTACAAAATGACCATCATCGACTTGCCCATGAACATTGTGTACGCCGTGGTCATGGCCGGTTTTGCGGCCATGTGTTTGCGCGCCATCTGGGTCATGAAAGTTCATTGGCAACGCGGCTACACGGTGTTGCAACGTCCTGAGTCAGAAATGACTGACCGCTGA
- a CDS encoding sialic acid TRAP transporter substrate-binding protein SiaP, which produces MNTKRNALKSLATASVVALGLLGAMGSGLAQAQTKLKWAHVYETSEAYHTESVWAADEIKKRTNGKYEIQVFPASTLGKETDINQGLTLGTVDMIISGTSFAARAYPRFGIAYYPFIFRDGDHLLAFSKSQVFGEMVNEFRAKTGIQVTAYTYYGARHTTAQKAFTNCAGMKGIKIRVPDVPAYRATPEACGANPTPIAFAEVYLALQNGTVEAQENPLTTIEAKKFYEVQKAIMLTGHIVDGLTTQIAPHVWNKLSDAEKKIFTDVTQEAAARASAKIKAREVELVDEFKKKGLQIVQVDRKSFQDAVLKNKPLESMGFTKVDFDKIQAVK; this is translated from the coding sequence ATGAACACCAAACGAAATGCTCTGAAATCGCTCGCCACAGCCAGCGTCGTGGCCCTAGGGCTGTTAGGCGCCATGGGCAGCGGCCTGGCGCAAGCGCAAACCAAATTGAAATGGGCGCACGTCTATGAAACGTCGGAGGCCTATCACACCGAATCTGTTTGGGCTGCAGACGAAATCAAAAAGCGCACCAACGGCAAATATGAAATTCAAGTCTTTCCTGCCTCAACATTGGGCAAAGAAACCGACATCAACCAAGGCCTGACTTTGGGCACGGTGGACATGATCATCAGCGGCACATCTTTTGCTGCTCGTGCCTACCCACGCTTCGGAATAGCTTACTACCCCTTTATTTTCCGTGATGGCGACCACCTGCTGGCCTTCTCCAAAAGCCAAGTCTTTGGCGAAATGGTGAATGAGTTCCGTGCCAAAACTGGCATTCAAGTCACAGCCTACACCTACTACGGCGCACGTCACACCACAGCGCAAAAAGCCTTTACCAATTGCGCTGGCATGAAAGGCATCAAGATTCGCGTGCCTGATGTGCCCGCTTACCGCGCAACACCCGAAGCTTGCGGCGCCAATCCCACACCCATTGCGTTTGCAGAAGTTTATTTGGCCCTGCAAAACGGTACCGTTGAAGCCCAAGAGAATCCTTTGACCACCATTGAAGCCAAGAAGTTCTATGAAGTTCAAAAGGCGATCATGTTGACCGGCCACATCGTTGACGGCTTGACCACTCAAATTGCGCCCCACGTTTGGAACAAACTGAGCGATGCTGAAAAGAAAATTTTCACAGACGTAACACAAGAAGCTGCTGCACGCGCTTCGGCCAAGATCAAAGCACGCGAAGTTGAGTTGGTCGACGAGTTCAAGAAAAAAGGTTTGCAAATTGTGCAAGTCGATCGCAAGTCTTTCCAAGACGCCGTCTTGAAAAACAAACCTTTGGAATCCATGGGCTTCACCAAGGTTGATTTCGACAAGATTCAAGCCGTCAAGTAA
- a CDS encoding FadR/GntR family transcriptional regulator yields the protein MKSIEPQRLYRQIAKQVQGLISSGEFAVGSRLPAERDLAMQLGFSRPSVREALIALEVEGVIEVRTGSGIYVKSLGKKKQAAPSTLNTPAEWGPLEVMRARSLIEAEMAALAAEGANAQDIKRMAAALKAMQKDAKAGRIPRDSDIAFHMAIANACANSVMHDTLELYLEARNGPLFERLGDYFESPASWAAAIAEHQEVLEAIEAHDPQRARKTMQKHLNQAHKRFSASWRSAPSRI from the coding sequence TTGAAATCCATCGAACCCCAACGGCTGTATCGCCAAATTGCCAAGCAAGTCCAAGGATTGATTTCCTCGGGCGAATTTGCTGTGGGTTCACGTTTGCCCGCCGAACGCGATCTGGCCATGCAACTGGGTTTCAGCCGACCCTCTGTGCGCGAAGCGCTCATTGCATTGGAAGTGGAAGGTGTGATTGAAGTGCGCACAGGCTCTGGCATCTACGTCAAATCATTGGGCAAGAAGAAACAAGCCGCACCCAGCACACTCAACACGCCCGCTGAATGGGGGCCGCTTGAAGTGATGCGCGCACGCTCCCTGATAGAAGCCGAAATGGCCGCCCTGGCCGCAGAAGGCGCCAACGCGCAAGACATCAAGCGCATGGCCGCTGCACTCAAGGCCATGCAAAAAGATGCCAAAGCAGGCCGCATCCCCAGAGACAGCGACATCGCCTTTCACATGGCGATCGCCAATGCGTGTGCCAACAGCGTGATGCACGACACCCTCGAACTTTATTTGGAAGCCAGAAATGGCCCTTTGTTCGAACGCTTGGGCGATTACTTTGAATCGCCCGCTTCATGGGCCGCTGCCATTGCAGAACACCAAGAAGTGCTAGAGGCCATCGAAGCCCACGACCCGCAACGTGCGCGCAAAACCATGCAAAAACATTTGAACCAAGCTCACAAACGTTTTAGCGCTAGCTGGCGAAGCGCACCTTCTCGAATTTAG
- a CDS encoding mandelate racemase/muconate lactonizing enzyme family protein produces the protein MTSVTIDRVHLRQVNLPPKVVRTDAIQSFVTQETILLTLVCSDGIQATGYAYTIGTGGSSVVALLKDHLVPRLIGKNPVHVEAIWKDLFFHTHATAVGAMTSLALACVDTALWDWRAQSQQLPLWQLLGGAQSKVPLYTTEGGWLHLSPEELVAQTLQAKADGFKGAKIKIGRPHVSEDVARLSAVRNAVGPAFDIMTDANQGFHRAEVVRRAKAFEGLDLAWLEEPMPAEDVSGHRHLREHTPIPVAVGESMYHPMQFREYLEQGACSVVQPDVARIGGITPWIKTAHLAETFDVPVCPHFLMELHVSLCAAVPNATWVEYIPQLDDITHSRMKVKDGFAYPPDTPGLGIEWDWQAIDQRQENHLEIKA, from the coding sequence ATGACTTCAGTCACCATCGATCGCGTTCATTTGCGTCAAGTGAACTTGCCGCCCAAGGTTGTTCGTACCGACGCCATTCAATCCTTTGTCACCCAAGAAACCATTCTGCTCACCCTGGTGTGCAGCGATGGCATTCAAGCCACAGGGTACGCCTACACCATTGGCACCGGCGGCAGTTCTGTGGTGGCTTTGCTCAAAGATCATTTGGTTCCTCGGCTCATTGGCAAAAACCCAGTGCATGTGGAAGCCATTTGGAAAGATTTGTTTTTTCACACGCACGCCACGGCCGTTGGCGCCATGACCAGTTTGGCCTTGGCCTGCGTTGACACAGCCCTTTGGGATTGGCGTGCGCAAAGTCAACAATTGCCTTTGTGGCAATTGCTGGGAGGCGCGCAAAGCAAAGTGCCGCTTTACACCACCGAGGGCGGCTGGCTTCATTTGTCCCCCGAAGAATTGGTCGCGCAAACGCTGCAGGCCAAAGCCGATGGTTTCAAAGGCGCCAAAATCAAAATTGGCCGCCCCCATGTTAGCGAAGATGTGGCGCGTTTGTCGGCCGTGCGCAATGCGGTGGGACCCGCATTCGACATCATGACCGACGCCAACCAAGGCTTCCACCGTGCAGAAGTGGTCAGAAGGGCCAAAGCTTTCGAAGGCCTTGATTTGGCATGGTTAGAAGAGCCCATGCCCGCTGAAGATGTTTCAGGTCACAGGCACTTGCGCGAACACACTCCCATTCCTGTGGCGGTGGGCGAGTCGATGTACCACCCCATGCAATTCAGAGAGTATTTAGAGCAGGGCGCTTGCAGCGTGGTGCAGCCCGACGTGGCGCGCATTGGTGGCATCACGCCTTGGATCAAAACAGCGCATTTGGCCGAAACCTTCGATGTGCCGGTGTGCCCCCACTTTTTGATGGAGCTGCACGTCAGTTTGTGCGCTGCGGTTCCCAATGCCACTTGGGTGGAATACATTCCTCAATTGGACGACATCACGCATTCGCGCATGAAAGTCAAAGATGGCTTTGCGTACCCCCCCGACACGCCTGGACTGGGCATTGAATGGGATTGGCAAGCCATCGACCAGCGTCAAGAGAATCATTTGGAGATCAAAGCATGA
- a CDS encoding SDR family oxidoreductase, with protein sequence MRLKNKNILVTAAGQGIGHAAVMAMVAEGATVWATDVNPELLKTYAGVANVHTAVLDVMNKDDIQKQVALIPRIDALFNCAGVVHGGTILQATDKDWDFAFNLNARGQFWMIQAVLPKMLEQGGGSIINMASVCSSVRGLPNRFIYGASKAAVIGLTKSVAADFVAKGIRCNAICPGTVDTPSLQDRINSEADPVQARKNFVARQPMGRIAQAHEIAPIVVFLASDEAAFATGNAYMVDGGMTI encoded by the coding sequence ATGAGATTGAAAAACAAAAACATCCTGGTCACAGCTGCGGGCCAGGGCATTGGCCACGCTGCCGTGATGGCCATGGTGGCCGAAGGCGCCACCGTGTGGGCCACTGACGTCAATCCAGAGCTGCTCAAAACTTATGCGGGCGTGGCCAATGTGCACACCGCAGTTTTGGATGTCATGAACAAAGACGACATTCAAAAACAAGTGGCCCTCATTCCGCGCATCGATGCCTTGTTCAATTGTGCGGGCGTGGTCCATGGCGGCACCATTTTGCAAGCCACCGACAAGGATTGGGACTTTGCTTTCAACCTGAATGCACGCGGTCAGTTTTGGATGATTCAAGCGGTCTTGCCCAAAATGCTGGAACAAGGTGGTGGCAGCATCATCAACATGGCCAGCGTGTGCTCCAGTGTGCGCGGTTTGCCCAATCGCTTTATTTATGGCGCTTCCAAAGCAGCGGTCATTGGTTTGACCAAAAGCGTGGCGGCCGATTTTGTGGCCAAAGGCATTCGCTGCAACGCCATTTGCCCAGGCACCGTCGACACGCCTTCACTGCAAGATCGCATCAATTCAGAAGCCGATCCCGTGCAAGCGCGTAAAAACTTTGTGGCGCGCCAACCCATGGGCCGCATTGCCCAAGCGCACGAAATTGCACCCATCGTGGTGTTCTTGGCGTCCGATGAAGCGGCCTTTGCCACGGGCAATGCCTATATGGTCGACGGTGGCATGACCATCTAA
- a CDS encoding SDR family NAD(P)-dependent oxidoreductase: MNQYDMKGRHAVITGGATGLGYAIAERVLASGGSVTLWDRDEAGMAKAVASLNHPGKVHAVKVDVAQHASVVAATEATLKNGPVDAVVNCAGITGPNTQVWNYPVDAWQQVMDVNVNGVFYCCREWTPHLKERPAGRIVNIASVAGKDGNPNASAYSASKAAVMTITKSLGKELANTNVRVNCVTPAAVKTAIFDQMTPEHIQFMLSKIPMGRFGTPDEVAAMVTWLLTEDCSFSTGAVFDLSGGRSTY; this comes from the coding sequence ATGAACCAATACGACATGAAAGGCCGCCACGCGGTCATCACCGGTGGTGCCACCGGCTTGGGCTACGCCATTGCCGAACGCGTGCTGGCTTCGGGCGGTAGCGTCACCTTGTGGGACCGCGATGAAGCCGGCATGGCCAAAGCCGTGGCCAGCTTGAACCATCCCGGTAAGGTTCACGCCGTCAAAGTCGATGTGGCGCAGCATGCGTCTGTGGTGGCGGCCACCGAAGCTACTTTGAAAAACGGGCCGGTCGACGCCGTGGTCAACTGCGCAGGCATCACAGGCCCCAACACACAAGTGTGGAACTACCCCGTGGATGCGTGGCAACAAGTGATGGACGTCAATGTCAACGGCGTGTTTTATTGCTGCCGCGAATGGACGCCGCATTTGAAAGAGCGTCCTGCAGGTCGCATCGTCAACATCGCATCTGTGGCGGGCAAAGATGGCAACCCCAACGCCAGCGCCTACAGTGCCAGCAAGGCCGCCGTGATGACCATCACCAAGTCATTGGGCAAAGAGTTGGCCAATACCAATGTCCGAGTGAACTGCGTCACGCCCGCCGCTGTTAAAACAGCCATCTTCGATCAGATGACACCCGAGCACATTCAGTTCATGCTCTCCAAAATTCCAATGGGACGTTTTGGTACGCCCGATGAAGTGGCGGCCATGGTCACATGGTTGCTGACAGAAGACTGTTCTTTCTCAACGGGCGCGGTGTTTGATTTGTCGGGTGGTCGCTCCACTTATTGA
- a CDS encoding fumarylacetoacetate hydrolase family protein: protein MKLVRYGQPGKEKPGLIDAAGKLRDLSGVVSDIGPDQLSDKVLAKLAKLKTDKLPLVKGKPRMGCPVANVRKFIAIGLNYADHAAESNLPVPKEPIVFMKATSCIQGPNDEVMLPKGSVKTDWEVELGIVIGKHASYVSQKEALDYVAGYCTINDVSEREYQIERGGTWDKGKGCDTFGPIGPWMVTKDEVPNVQNLKMFLDVNGQRMQTGTTKTMIFGVTKLVSYVSQFMTLEPGDIITTGTPPGVGMGMKKDGKPAPVYLKKGDVMHLGIEGLGEQTQKVVAYKRKA from the coding sequence ATGAAACTCGTTCGCTATGGCCAACCCGGTAAAGAAAAACCAGGCCTCATTGATGCCGCTGGCAAACTGCGCGACTTAAGCGGTGTGGTGTCCGACATCGGCCCCGACCAACTGTCCGACAAAGTCTTGGCCAAGTTGGCCAAACTCAAAACCGACAAGCTGCCCTTGGTCAAAGGCAAGCCCCGCATGGGTTGCCCCGTGGCCAACGTGCGCAAGTTCATTGCCATTGGCTTGAACTACGCCGACCACGCGGCCGAGTCCAACTTGCCCGTGCCCAAAGAACCCATCGTGTTCATGAAGGCCACCTCTTGCATTCAAGGCCCCAACGACGAAGTCATGTTGCCCAAAGGCTCTGTGAAAACCGATTGGGAAGTTGAGTTGGGCATTGTCATTGGCAAGCACGCCAGCTATGTGTCACAAAAAGAAGCCCTCGACTATGTGGCGGGTTACTGCACCATCAACGACGTCAGCGAACGCGAGTACCAAATCGAGCGCGGCGGCACATGGGACAAGGGCAAGGGTTGCGATACCTTTGGCCCCATCGGTCCTTGGATGGTGACCAAAGACGAAGTGCCCAATGTTCAGAACCTCAAAATGTTCTTGGATGTGAACGGCCAGCGCATGCAAACCGGCACCACCAAAACCATGATTTTTGGCGTCACCAAATTGGTCAGCTACGTCAGCCAGTTCATGACCTTGGAGCCAGGTGACATCATCACCACCGGCACCCCGCCAGGCGTCGGCATGGGCATGAAGAAAGACGGCAAGCCAGCGCCGGTGTACCTCAAGAAGGGTGACGTCATGCACCTGGGCATCGAAGGCTTGGGCGAGCAAACGCAGAAGGTTGTGGCCTACAAACGCAAAGCCTGA
- a CDS encoding TetR/AcrR family transcriptional regulator, with protein sequence MKGRQTKAAIVDAALGLASQIGLEGLSIGALAEVTGMSKSGVFAHFGSREELQISVIREYHDRFESEVFYPALSCTRGLPRLQKLFDNWMQRTSTEIDSGCIYISGAVEFDDRPGPVRDALASSVNTWQNALQRAVAQAQEEQHLNSKADPLQVAFEIHGLILALHYEARFLRNPGAAERARQGFTTIVSRNTP encoded by the coding sequence ATGAAAGGTCGTCAAACCAAAGCAGCCATCGTCGATGCCGCTTTGGGACTGGCCTCTCAAATTGGCTTGGAAGGCTTGTCCATCGGCGCACTGGCCGAAGTGACTGGCATGAGCAAGTCGGGCGTGTTTGCGCACTTTGGCTCACGCGAAGAATTGCAAATTTCCGTCATTCGTGAATACCACGATCGCTTTGAAAGCGAAGTGTTTTATCCCGCCCTCAGTTGCACACGCGGCTTGCCCCGTTTGCAAAAGTTGTTTGACAACTGGATGCAACGCACCTCCACCGAAATTGATTCGGGCTGCATTTACATCAGCGGTGCTGTGGAGTTTGACGATCGTCCTGGTCCTGTGCGGGATGCATTGGCCTCGTCAGTGAACACCTGGCAAAACGCATTGCAACGCGCTGTTGCACAAGCACAAGAAGAACAACATTTGAATTCCAAAGCCGATCCTTTGCAGGTGGCCTTTGAAATTCATGGCCTTATTTTGGCTTTGCATTACGAAGCCAGATTTTTGCGCAACCCGGGTGCTGCAGAGCGCGCACGTCAAGGTTTCACCACCATCGTGTCGCGCAACACGCCCTGA